One window of Pseudacidobacterium ailaaui genomic DNA carries:
- a CDS encoding anthranilate synthase component II — protein sequence MVFVLDNYDSFTYNLVQYMGELGADMVVRRNDELTPAEVEALRPERIVVSPGPCTPQEAGISIELIRYFAGKLPILGVCLGHQAIGAAFGGKVVRAAQLMHGKTSEVRHDGKTIFKDLSNPLTCTRYHSLIVSEKGLPSDLEVSARTADGTIMGLRHRKYPVEGVQFHPESVLTQDGKHLIRNFLEL from the coding sequence ATGGTTTTTGTTCTGGACAATTACGACTCTTTTACCTACAACCTCGTGCAGTATATGGGAGAGCTGGGGGCCGACATGGTGGTGCGCCGTAACGACGAGCTGACCCCGGCCGAAGTCGAAGCCCTGCGGCCTGAACGCATTGTTGTTTCCCCTGGCCCCTGCACTCCCCAGGAGGCCGGCATATCCATCGAACTCATTCGCTACTTCGCAGGAAAACTCCCAATTCTGGGTGTATGTCTGGGCCATCAGGCAATTGGCGCCGCATTCGGCGGAAAGGTAGTCCGCGCAGCCCAATTGATGCATGGCAAAACAAGCGAGGTCCGTCACGATGGTAAGACGATTTTCAAAGACCTCAGCAATCCCCTGACCTGCACCCGCTACCACTCGCTGATTGTTTCTGAAAAGGGGCTGCCTTCTGATCTTGAAGTTTCGGCACGCACTGCGGACGGCACCATCATGGGCCTTCGCCATCGTAAGTATCCAGTGGAAGGCGTTCAGTTTCATCCTGAAAGCGTGCTTACGCAGGATGGCAAACATCTGATCCGGAATTTCCTGGAGCTGTGA
- a CDS encoding DNA polymerase Y family protein — MLPPVPGLVRWLYLDLNSYFASVEQQLRPELRNRPVAVIPVEAETTCCIAASYEAKAFGVQTGTPVKEARRLCPEIVFVLAQHREYARFHHLVLGAVDRCLPVDRVFSVDEIGCRLTGSQCQPEKALAIARSLKERIRMDVGECLRCSIGLAPNSLLAKIATDMEKPDGLVLLDVKDLPEILCQLQLRDIPGIGRRMEARLRAKGICSMRDLLAFDTRQMRAAWGNLYGERYWYWLRGYDFDGPASVPRSVGHQHVLPPRLRTLEKAEAVAQKMLAQAASRLRSKNLWARSLSVSLGFSKENQPRSWQGHARTLETQNIFALLEAFKRIWANCPPGTPVFVGIQLSDLVPGVQHSEVFFPEEQKRQKLSLTMDSIRTQFGENALYLGGTHVVRDTDMAKVAFASIPDPKSFPDSASTRSAATGKKTARPRSGNSSV, encoded by the coding sequence ATGCTGCCTCCGGTACCCGGCCTCGTGCGTTGGCTCTATCTTGATCTGAACTCGTATTTTGCCTCCGTCGAGCAGCAATTGCGTCCTGAACTGAGAAATCGGCCAGTGGCCGTCATCCCAGTGGAGGCTGAAACGACCTGCTGCATCGCGGCCAGCTACGAAGCCAAGGCCTTTGGTGTCCAGACTGGCACCCCGGTGAAGGAAGCCCGAAGGCTCTGTCCGGAAATTGTGTTTGTTCTGGCACAGCATCGCGAGTATGCGCGCTTCCATCATCTTGTTCTTGGCGCAGTCGACCGCTGCCTTCCTGTGGATCGTGTGTTTTCTGTGGATGAAATCGGCTGCCGTCTGACAGGAAGCCAGTGTCAGCCGGAAAAGGCCCTTGCCATTGCACGAAGCCTGAAAGAAAGGATCCGCATGGACGTAGGAGAGTGTCTTCGCTGCTCGATTGGGCTCGCCCCCAACTCTTTGCTGGCCAAAATAGCAACAGACATGGAAAAACCCGACGGCCTGGTGCTGCTGGATGTCAAAGACCTACCGGAAATATTGTGTCAACTTCAACTTCGGGACATTCCCGGAATTGGCCGCCGCATGGAGGCGAGGCTACGAGCAAAAGGCATCTGTTCCATGCGGGACTTGCTGGCATTCGATACCAGACAAATGCGGGCAGCCTGGGGCAACCTGTATGGGGAACGCTACTGGTATTGGCTTCGTGGCTATGACTTCGACGGGCCTGCTTCGGTTCCACGGAGCGTCGGGCACCAACATGTTCTGCCTCCTCGCCTGCGCACTTTGGAAAAAGCTGAAGCGGTTGCGCAAAAGATGTTGGCGCAGGCAGCCTCGCGTTTGCGCAGCAAGAACCTCTGGGCACGCAGTCTCTCTGTTTCCTTGGGCTTCAGCAAAGAAAATCAACCGAGGAGCTGGCAAGGCCATGCCCGCACGCTGGAAACTCAGAATATCTTTGCACTCTTAGAGGCTTTCAAGAGGATCTGGGCCAATTGCCCGCCCGGTACGCCGGTATTCGTAGGAATTCAGCTCTCTGATCTTGTTCCTGGGGTACAGCATTCAGAAGTATTTTTTCCTGAAGAGCAAAAGCGCCAGAAACTTTCATTGACGATGGACAGCATCCGCACACAGTTCGGCGAAAATGCGCTGTATCTGGGAGGGACACACGTGGTGCGTGATACCGACATGGCCAAGGTCGCCTTTGCCTCGATTCCAGACCCAAAAAGCTTTCCAGACAGCGCTTCAACCAGAAGTGCCGCAACCGGAAAAAAAACAGCCAGGCCCAGGTCCGGGAATTCGTCCGTATAG
- a CDS encoding carbohydrate kinase family protein, which translates to MADFGNISQVDLVGVGLNATDTLIPLSHYPAPGTKASFRSTTILPGGQVASTVIACQQWGLRTRYVGKLGDDEAAVLHQREFARAGVETEIITVPEAASLQSLILLDNNGERTVLNRRDERLALKPSELRREWIVNARALHVDGYDTSAATLAAQWAREAGVPVIADLDELYPGVEALIEKIDYLIVSRDFPCRLMQTEDLEQALRRIQQCFGCKLSAATLGEDGVLAWDGVQFHYTPAYWVEVADTTGAGDIFHAGFIYGLLQGWPLDHQLDFACAAAALNCTAIGARGGIRPVEEIQALMAGGKRHPEAYQAQLLSTK; encoded by the coding sequence GTGGCAGATTTTGGCAACATCTCTCAAGTTGATCTGGTGGGCGTAGGACTGAACGCTACTGACACCCTGATTCCTCTCTCGCATTATCCTGCTCCTGGGACGAAGGCTTCCTTCCGCTCGACTACGATTCTTCCAGGCGGACAGGTGGCCAGCACGGTGATTGCATGCCAGCAATGGGGTTTGCGCACGCGTTATGTAGGAAAGCTAGGGGATGATGAGGCAGCTGTGCTCCATCAGCGCGAATTTGCTCGCGCTGGAGTGGAGACCGAGATCATTACTGTTCCTGAGGCCGCCAGTCTGCAATCGTTAATTCTGCTGGATAACAATGGTGAACGGACCGTTCTGAACCGGCGCGATGAGCGCCTTGCACTCAAGCCATCCGAGCTGCGCCGTGAGTGGATCGTGAATGCGCGCGCTCTGCACGTAGACGGCTATGACACATCTGCTGCGACTCTGGCTGCACAGTGGGCCCGCGAGGCGGGCGTTCCGGTGATTGCCGACCTCGATGAGTTGTACCCTGGAGTCGAGGCGCTCATTGAAAAGATTGACTATCTCATTGTCAGCCGCGATTTTCCTTGCCGTCTGATGCAGACGGAGGACCTGGAGCAGGCGCTTCGCCGGATACAGCAATGCTTTGGCTGCAAACTCTCAGCCGCGACGCTTGGCGAGGATGGAGTCTTGGCCTGGGATGGGGTGCAGTTTCACTATACCCCCGCCTACTGGGTGGAAGTGGCCGACACCACCGGAGCTGGGGACATCTTCCATGCGGGGTTCATCTATGGCCTGCTGCAAGGCTGGCCACTAGACCACCAGTTAGATTTTGCCTGTGCTGCGGCTGCTCTGAACTGCACTGCGATTGGCGCTCGAGGCGGTATTCGTCCGGTAGAGGAGATTCAAGCGCTGATGGCCGGCGGAAAGCGGCACCCTGAGGCTTATCAGGCGCAGCTACTTTCCACCAAATAG
- a CDS encoding TonB-dependent receptor: MKNNTTPTLLLRLTVLPAVLLFSALLAHGQGLGRISGIVTDSTGAAVPSATISATRNGTGETVTAISSADGSYVFPSLPPAMYSITATAAGFARFTQTNVLLQADQAVTVNISLTVGGSSQTVTVTAAPPQVDLTTGTLSQVIDQRRVNDLPLNGRNAATLTTLVPGVVVAPSTNIDQGQTKTFPVVAAVTINGTRANQVNYMLDGGNNVDEYTNVNAPFPFPDVLQEFSVETSNYNAEYGQNAGGVVNIITLGGSNAFHGDAFEYVRNRVFNAANYFSYQNGVKTRDFLKRNQFGGTINGPVVLPHLYNGHDKTFFSFGVQATRYRNQAVAGTAFLPTPAQLNGTFTGLSSPTAIANPKTLVPYPCTPSGSTYTCQVNPADYNPASLALLQYLPKVTGSDGTYQFFKPVSQNYNEITARGDHALTANDHLMMRYFYDRFDNAGVLDTSDLLTYSDQASIRYHNALLSESHTFSPNLLNNFILSYQIENASRGPLAGAPNVNDLGVKVWQPAFKQINQIQVVGFFTIGDNPQAQFRRNNYTLSDDLHWIEGNHTFSFGFHGELAKVDVNNQFQQPGIFQFNSNATIANPMADFLLGGLTVFQQASGQYFNNRYHITGYYAQDSWKASRRLTLNYGVRYEPFSPQHEKLGREGMFSPSAWAAGQVSVTHPTAPAGLLFPGDPGFVKNMVRPVYTHFMPRFGFAYDVFGNGRTSFRGGAGMFYDTRLPGVFDNIFANTVPFVASVNVTYAPTSLGDFSNPYANIPGGNIFPAPQPPPANYFTLANYQNASYSTFNPDTFRVPVTYAFNLAVEQQITDSISSRIAYVGSQSFHQINPTDINPVWNQGPNLGKRYYYSSNSVQNYPNPIATVDTGGNASYHSLQASIQKRVSKGMTAFVNYTWSKAIDNFPWGPPSPPWFLAPLTCCPSMSPITNGSIVGLQITTIGMC, translated from the coding sequence ATGAAAAACAACACCACTCCAACCCTTCTTTTGAGGCTCACTGTCCTGCCGGCAGTTCTTCTCTTCTCTGCCCTGCTGGCCCATGGACAGGGACTGGGACGCATCAGCGGCATCGTGACCGACAGCACCGGGGCCGCTGTCCCCAGTGCAACCATCTCAGCAACCCGGAACGGGACCGGCGAAACCGTCACGGCAATCAGCAGCGCGGATGGAAGCTACGTTTTTCCTTCGCTTCCGCCAGCCATGTATTCCATCACAGCAACGGCTGCCGGCTTTGCCCGTTTCACGCAAACCAATGTTCTGTTGCAAGCTGATCAGGCCGTCACCGTGAACATCTCTCTTACCGTCGGGGGTTCCAGCCAGACGGTCACTGTAACTGCGGCTCCCCCCCAGGTAGATTTGACCACCGGCACCCTGTCTCAGGTCATTGACCAAAGACGGGTCAACGATCTTCCTTTGAACGGACGCAACGCCGCTACGTTAACCACGCTGGTGCCCGGGGTCGTTGTGGCTCCCAGTACGAACATTGATCAGGGCCAGACAAAGACATTTCCTGTTGTCGCTGCGGTGACCATCAACGGTACACGCGCTAATCAGGTGAACTACATGCTGGACGGGGGCAACAATGTGGACGAATACACGAACGTCAACGCCCCTTTCCCGTTTCCTGACGTTCTGCAGGAATTCAGCGTGGAAACCAGCAACTACAACGCTGAGTACGGACAAAATGCGGGCGGGGTGGTCAATATCATTACCCTTGGCGGAAGCAATGCCTTTCACGGCGACGCCTTTGAGTATGTCCGTAATCGGGTCTTCAATGCAGCGAATTATTTCAGCTATCAAAACGGTGTGAAGACCCGGGATTTTTTAAAACGAAATCAGTTTGGAGGCACAATTAATGGTCCGGTCGTCCTTCCGCATCTTTACAACGGACATGACAAGACCTTCTTTTCCTTTGGGGTACAAGCCACGCGCTACAGAAACCAGGCGGTAGCTGGAACTGCGTTCCTCCCGACACCAGCCCAGCTTAATGGCACTTTCACAGGTCTCTCGTCGCCGACCGCCATCGCCAATCCAAAGACCTTAGTCCCTTATCCGTGCACGCCTTCTGGAAGCACCTATACCTGCCAGGTAAATCCGGCCGACTACAATCCAGCTTCTCTGGCATTGTTGCAATATCTGCCAAAGGTAACAGGCAGCGATGGCACATATCAGTTTTTCAAGCCGGTAAGCCAGAACTACAATGAAATTACAGCACGGGGGGATCACGCTCTTACAGCAAATGATCACCTGATGATGCGGTACTTTTATGATCGCTTTGACAATGCCGGGGTGCTGGATACCTCTGATCTCCTGACTTACTCAGACCAGGCATCCATCCGTTACCACAATGCCCTCCTCAGTGAAAGCCACACTTTCTCACCCAATCTGCTGAACAATTTCATTCTTAGTTATCAAATTGAAAATGCCTCGCGAGGTCCGCTCGCGGGCGCGCCGAATGTCAACGATCTGGGGGTAAAGGTGTGGCAGCCGGCATTCAAACAAATCAACCAGATCCAGGTTGTGGGTTTCTTCACCATCGGAGACAACCCTCAGGCCCAGTTCCGGCGCAATAACTATACACTCTCCGATGATCTTCACTGGATCGAAGGGAACCATACATTCAGCTTTGGATTCCACGGAGAGCTTGCGAAGGTAGACGTAAACAATCAGTTCCAGCAACCGGGGATTTTCCAGTTCAACAGCAACGCCACAATTGCCAATCCGATGGCAGATTTTCTTCTGGGAGGTCTAACAGTCTTTCAACAGGCGTCCGGCCAGTACTTTAACAATCGTTATCACATTACGGGCTACTATGCGCAAGATAGTTGGAAGGCCTCCCGCCGCCTGACGCTGAACTATGGTGTGCGTTACGAGCCATTTTCTCCGCAGCATGAAAAGCTGGGGCGCGAAGGCATGTTCAGCCCTTCGGCCTGGGCTGCAGGTCAGGTCTCTGTGACCCACCCTACTGCACCTGCCGGACTGCTATTTCCCGGCGATCCGGGCTTCGTGAAAAACATGGTGCGGCCGGTCTATACACATTTCATGCCGCGGTTTGGCTTCGCCTATGACGTCTTTGGGAATGGCAGGACCAGTTTTCGTGGAGGCGCTGGGATGTTCTATGACACACGTCTGCCTGGGGTCTTCGACAATATCTTTGCAAATACCGTCCCATTTGTGGCTTCCGTCAATGTGACCTATGCTCCCACAAGTCTGGGAGACTTCTCGAATCCATATGCCAATATTCCTGGCGGCAATATCTTTCCAGCGCCACAGCCTCCACCGGCAAATTACTTCACCTTGGCAAATTATCAGAATGCCAGCTACTCTACCTTTAATCCGGATACTTTTCGTGTTCCGGTAACTTATGCCTTCAACCTTGCGGTGGAACAGCAAATTACAGATTCCATCTCCAGCCGGATAGCATATGTAGGATCGCAGAGCTTCCACCAGATCAATCCGACAGACATCAATCCGGTTTGGAACCAGGGGCCGAATCTTGGCAAACGTTACTACTATTCCTCTAACTCCGTACAAAATTATCCAAATCCAATCGCGACGGTAGATACAGGAGGCAACGCGAGCTACCATTCACTCCAGGCCAGTATCCAGAAGCGCGTATCCAAAGGGATGACGGCTTTTGTTAATTACACATGGTCCAAGGCAATTGATAACTTCCCTTGGGGGCCACCGTCACCGCCGTGGTTCCTGGCTCCTCTTACGTGCTGCCCATCTATGAGCCCAATTACAAACGGCTCGATCGTGGGCCTTCAGATTACGACCATCGGAATGTGCTGA
- the asd gene encoding aspartate-semialdehyde dehydrogenase, with protein MQRHQIGILGATGMVGQRFIQLLEQHPWFEVVWLAASDKSSGKRYGDAVKWKLDTPLPAHIAQMQISPATPESAPKIIFAALDSDIARELEPKFAAAGCAVISNSSAFRMQQDVPLVIPEVNGDHLPLLEKQTWRKQSGGYLVTNPNCSAIGLVLALKPLEERFGLDAIFVSTMQAVSGAGYPGVPSLDILGNVVPYIKSEEEKMQEETLKLLGCLKDDRVQPLEAKISAHCNRVPVEDGHTESVSIKLRKPATREQILAAWQEFRPLAGQNLPTAPAQPIEFIPADDRPQPRLDRMRGHGMAAVVGRLRPCTLFDWKFTVLSHNTIRGAAGAALLNAELLATLGKLEPAAVPA; from the coding sequence ATGCAGCGGCATCAGATAGGCATTCTGGGTGCGACCGGAATGGTCGGCCAGCGTTTTATTCAGCTTCTTGAACAACATCCGTGGTTTGAAGTGGTATGGCTTGCGGCCAGCGACAAATCCTCAGGCAAGCGCTATGGCGATGCTGTGAAGTGGAAGCTGGATACTCCGCTTCCAGCACACATCGCACAGATGCAGATTTCGCCGGCTACGCCGGAAAGCGCTCCGAAGATCATTTTTGCTGCGCTGGACTCTGACATTGCCCGTGAATTGGAGCCAAAATTCGCGGCAGCCGGATGTGCCGTCATCTCCAACTCAAGCGCTTTTCGTATGCAGCAAGATGTGCCGCTGGTGATTCCGGAGGTCAATGGCGATCATCTGCCGCTGCTTGAAAAGCAGACCTGGCGCAAACAGTCGGGCGGTTATCTTGTCACCAACCCGAATTGCTCTGCCATTGGCCTGGTGCTCGCTCTGAAGCCGCTGGAAGAGCGCTTCGGCCTCGATGCCATTTTCGTGAGCACGATGCAGGCCGTCAGCGGGGCCGGATACCCCGGCGTTCCGTCACTGGACATTCTTGGCAATGTGGTCCCCTACATCAAGAGCGAAGAAGAGAAGATGCAGGAAGAGACGCTGAAGCTGCTGGGATGCCTGAAAGACGACCGCGTGCAGCCCCTTGAGGCAAAAATTTCTGCGCATTGCAATCGGGTTCCCGTTGAAGACGGCCACACGGAGAGCGTGAGCATCAAGCTGCGCAAGCCAGCCACGCGCGAGCAGATTCTGGCAGCCTGGCAGGAGTTTCGGCCCCTTGCCGGACAGAATCTGCCAACGGCTCCTGCCCAACCCATTGAGTTTATTCCTGCAGATGACCGCCCACAGCCGCGACTGGACCGGATGAGAGGTCATGGCATGGCAGCAGTCGTGGGGCGTCTTCGCCCTTGTACGCTGTTTGACTGGAAGTTTACGGTCCTCTCGCACAATACGATTCGTGGAGCTGCTGGAGCGGCATTGCTGAATGCCGAGCTTTTGGCAACACTGGGTAAACTTGAACCTGCGGCGGTCCCGGCATGA
- the lysC gene encoding lysine-sensitive aspartokinase 3, translating into MKKLVVMKFGGTSVEDAVAINRTASIVSTRRNQGVQPIVVVSAMAKVTDQLLAAANAASRGDRNGALAITARLRSRHKEVACRLTAQAAAKPGNDCADFTGPEYAETQTWIDAEFDALDEILRGLAAVNELTPRISDMIVSYGERLSSRMIAEAFAQRGLDGVHVDARHCIITDAQHGKAIPQDALIAERLKEYVLPHAYQGKTVVMGGFIGSTEKGVTTTLGRGGSDFTAALVGGGIHAEAIEIWTDVNGIMTADPRVCPDALRVKTISFEEAAELAYFGAKVLHPATILPAVQKNIPVLVLNSRNPENEGTRIISLAPSCRSPFKSIAVKKKLTIIDVVASRMLMTHGYLRAIFEVFDKHKTPVDMVSTSEVSVSLTVDTTEKIPEIAADLSKLADVKYEGRKALVCMVGENIRGQNGIAARVFGAIRHINIRMISQGASEINMSFMIEEEDADEAVRSLHAEFFEDPDPEVFDVEARKSAAAETTVR; encoded by the coding sequence ATGAAGAAACTTGTTGTGATGAAATTCGGCGGCACCTCTGTGGAGGATGCTGTCGCCATCAACCGCACGGCCAGCATTGTGAGCACTCGCCGCAACCAGGGCGTCCAGCCGATTGTTGTTGTCAGCGCAATGGCAAAAGTGACTGATCAGTTGCTGGCTGCCGCCAATGCTGCCTCCCGCGGAGACCGCAATGGCGCTCTGGCCATCACCGCACGTCTGCGTAGTCGCCACAAGGAAGTTGCATGCAGACTGACCGCCCAGGCCGCTGCCAAACCGGGAAATGACTGCGCGGATTTTACTGGGCCCGAATATGCAGAAACGCAGACCTGGATCGATGCCGAGTTTGATGCTCTCGACGAGATTCTGCGCGGCCTCGCCGCCGTGAACGAGCTTACGCCGCGGATTAGCGACATGATTGTCTCCTATGGCGAGCGTCTTTCCAGCCGGATGATCGCCGAAGCATTTGCGCAGCGTGGCCTCGATGGCGTACACGTTGATGCACGCCACTGCATCATTACCGATGCACAGCACGGGAAGGCAATCCCCCAGGATGCTCTGATTGCCGAGCGGCTGAAAGAGTATGTGCTGCCCCATGCTTACCAAGGTAAGACCGTCGTCATGGGCGGTTTTATCGGCTCAACGGAAAAAGGCGTGACCACCACCCTTGGCCGCGGAGGGTCTGACTTTACGGCTGCGCTGGTTGGCGGTGGAATCCATGCCGAGGCCATCGAAATCTGGACCGATGTCAATGGCATTATGACCGCTGATCCACGGGTCTGCCCGGATGCTCTGCGGGTGAAGACCATCAGCTTTGAGGAAGCAGCGGAACTGGCCTATTTCGGTGCGAAGGTATTGCATCCGGCCACGATTCTTCCTGCCGTGCAGAAGAACATCCCGGTGCTTGTCCTCAACTCGCGCAACCCTGAGAACGAAGGCACGCGCATCATCTCACTCGCCCCTAGCTGCCGCAGCCCTTTCAAATCCATCGCAGTAAAGAAAAAGCTGACGATCATTGATGTGGTGGCCAGCCGTATGCTGATGACCCATGGTTATCTGCGGGCGATCTTTGAGGTATTCGACAAACATAAGACTCCCGTGGACATGGTGTCCACCTCCGAGGTAAGTGTGTCACTCACCGTGGACACGACGGAAAAGATCCCCGAGATTGCGGCTGACCTGAGCAAGCTTGCTGATGTGAAGTATGAAGGACGCAAGGCCCTCGTATGTATGGTGGGCGAAAACATCCGTGGGCAGAATGGCATTGCTGCGCGCGTCTTTGGCGCCATCCGACATATCAATATCCGCATGATTTCGCAGGGGGCCTCTGAGATTAATATGAGTTTCATGATCGAAGAAGAGGATGCCGACGAAGCCGTGCGGTCACTTCATGCAGAGTTCTTTGAAGACCCCGATCCGGAGGTCTTCGATGTGGAAGCGCGCAAAAGTGCCGCCGCGGAAACAACTGTGAGGTAG
- a CDS encoding glycoside hydrolase family 43 protein produces MFRFFLFALACTVPSAFCFASSTSQHQYHNPVLFADYSDPDVIREGKDFYLIASSFHFSPGIPILHSRDLVHWEISGHVLPRLPFGPEYDMQGGTRYGRGVWAPAVRFHNGLFYVYFPTPDEGIFVSTARSMKGPWSAPEVVISGPGWEDPCPFWDDDGRAYLVHSRLHAGPLILHRMSPDGKRVLDAGRVIVQDAKNLPVLEGPKIYKRHGWYYIFAPMGGVGNGSQAVLRSRHIEGPYEYRIVLSQADTAINGPHQGAYVETPDGQGWFLHFQLRGAHGRILHLEPVRWVDDWPVMGDAGRPVLEGPLPILVPGADRISPQTSDDFNHSGLSPMWEWNHNPDNPRWSLTERPGFLRLYPWLAADLLHARNTLTETMQDDSFVFTARLDVSHLRDGERAGVAMLDKAQSYLAVLHHAGANVLLFSENATDQPLAAISGKTLELRIRVMGDSASYFYSLNQGASFQPAGPPVRLSFSWWKGARPALFAFGTTVSAGSSGYVDFDWVRYAPLR; encoded by the coding sequence ATGTTTCGCTTTTTTCTCTTTGCTCTGGCTTGTACTGTACCCTCGGCCTTTTGCTTTGCATCTTCCACTTCCCAGCACCAATACCATAACCCTGTTCTCTTTGCTGATTACTCAGATCCGGACGTCATTCGGGAAGGCAAGGATTTCTATCTGATTGCTTCCAGCTTCCACTTCTCCCCCGGAATCCCGATTCTGCATTCGCGGGATCTGGTGCATTGGGAGATTTCCGGGCATGTTTTGCCCCGGCTCCCTTTTGGCCCGGAGTATGACATGCAGGGAGGAACCCGGTATGGCAGAGGCGTATGGGCCCCGGCTGTGCGCTTCCATAATGGACTTTTCTACGTATATTTCCCGACTCCCGATGAAGGCATCTTTGTCAGCACTGCACGCAGTATGAAAGGCCCCTGGAGCGCCCCGGAAGTTGTCATCTCAGGTCCGGGATGGGAAGACCCTTGCCCCTTCTGGGATGATGATGGCCGCGCATACCTGGTCCACTCCCGTCTTCACGCTGGGCCACTGATCCTGCATCGCATGTCCCCGGATGGAAAGAGGGTACTCGACGCCGGCAGGGTGATCGTTCAGGATGCGAAGAATCTTCCCGTTCTGGAAGGGCCAAAAATTTACAAACGGCACGGCTGGTATTACATCTTTGCTCCCATGGGCGGCGTGGGAAATGGTTCGCAGGCTGTTCTGCGTTCACGCCATATTGAAGGCCCTTATGAATATCGCATCGTTCTCTCGCAGGCTGATACGGCCATCAACGGACCGCATCAGGGTGCGTATGTGGAAACCCCAGACGGTCAGGGGTGGTTCCTTCATTTTCAGCTTCGCGGTGCGCACGGACGCATCCTTCATCTGGAACCAGTACGCTGGGTGGACGATTGGCCGGTCATGGGAGATGCAGGTCGTCCCGTTCTGGAAGGTCCCTTGCCCATTCTCGTTCCTGGGGCTGACCGCATCTCGCCGCAAACCTCAGATGATTTCAACCACTCTGGACTGTCTCCTATGTGGGAGTGGAACCATAATCCTGACAACCCTCGCTGGTCTTTGACGGAACGGCCCGGATTCCTGCGTTTGTATCCGTGGTTGGCCGCCGATCTGCTGCACGCCCGCAATACCTTGACGGAGACCATGCAGGATGATTCTTTTGTGTTTACCGCGCGTCTGGACGTCAGCCACCTGCGGGACGGAGAGAGGGCTGGCGTAGCCATGTTGGACAAGGCGCAAAGCTACCTCGCGGTGCTGCATCATGCTGGCGCCAATGTACTCTTATTTTCAGAAAATGCAACAGACCAGCCTCTCGCTGCCATTTCTGGCAAAACACTGGAACTGCGCATTCGCGTAATGGGAGACTCTGCGTCTTACTTCTACAGTCTCAATCAGGGGGCCAGCTTTCAGCCCGCGGGTCCGCCCGTCAGGCTCAGCTTCAGTTGGTGGAAGGGAGCACGGCCTGCCCTGTTTGCTTTCGGCACAACCGTGTCTGCAGGCAGCAGCGGCTATGTGGACTTCGACTGGGTCAGATATGCTCCGCTCAGATAG
- a CDS encoding 4-hydroxy-tetrahydrodipicolinate reductase, with protein MLFLVLGRGKTGRVVADVAAEHGHSVRVVGEEENRNATALTAPFLAGFDAVIDFTTPEAAVSNMRACLANGARMVVGTTGWYQHLDDMRSLAARKNAGFLYGTNFSLGVQAVLRLARELAMALPHYHFTITETHHVQKKDAPSGTALSLQQALQSANPSLQVEITSKREGDVSGIHVIEARSNEEVIKIEHEAFSRRAFAEGAVRAAEWIVGKTGVWNFSEIADQLS; from the coding sequence ATGCTTTTTCTGGTGCTGGGTCGCGGGAAAACCGGGCGCGTTGTTGCAGATGTCGCTGCTGAGCATGGTCATAGTGTCCGGGTGGTAGGGGAAGAAGAAAACCGGAATGCCACGGCTTTGACTGCTCCGTTTCTTGCCGGTTTTGATGCCGTGATTGACTTCACGACGCCTGAGGCGGCTGTTTCCAACATGCGTGCCTGCCTCGCGAATGGGGCGCGAATGGTGGTGGGCACAACCGGATGGTATCAGCACCTGGATGATATGCGTTCCCTTGCTGCTCGAAAAAATGCCGGCTTTCTGTATGGCACGAATTTCTCGCTGGGTGTGCAGGCCGTGCTTCGTCTGGCGCGCGAACTCGCAATGGCCCTGCCGCATTATCATTTCACAATTACGGAAACCCATCACGTTCAGAAGAAAGACGCTCCTTCCGGTACAGCTTTGTCCCTCCAACAGGCGTTGCAATCGGCCAATCCCTCTTTACAGGTGGAGATCACCTCGAAGCGGGAGGGGGATGTCTCCGGGATCCATGTGATTGAAGCCCGTTCTAACGAAGAGGTCATCAAAATCGAGCATGAGGCATTTTCGCGCCGCGCTTTCGCTGAAGGTGCAGTACGTGCCGCTGAGTGGATTGTCGGCAAAACGGGCGTGTGGAACTTCAGCGAGATTGCTGACCAACTGAGCTAA